In the genome of Paenibacillus pabuli, one region contains:
- a CDS encoding ABC transporter permease → MEEIVVGTKPLRPKKKPKIRRITWQNIKAQRQLIWMSVPLLAYIIVFAYVPVWGWTMAFQDYKPARSFSQQTWVGFKHFQFLFTDDNFLRVLRNTLAMSVINMILGFVTAIVLALLLNEIKKILWKRTVQTISYLPHFLSWIIVTGIVATSLASDGIINDILIKLHLINEPILWLTEGKYFWGVVASSHIWKEVGWSTIIYLAAMASIDPAQYEAADIDGANRYQKMWNVTLPGIKPTIVILLIMSIGHILEAGFEVQYLLGNGLVVDWAETIDIFVLKYGIAQGNYSLATAGGIFKTVVSITMLLVANWTAKRLGEERLL, encoded by the coding sequence ATGGAGGAAATTGTAGTGGGTACCAAGCCGCTCCGCCCAAAGAAAAAGCCGAAAATTAGGCGGATTACCTGGCAAAATATCAAAGCACAGAGACAGCTCATATGGATGTCTGTTCCTCTCCTTGCGTACATTATTGTCTTTGCTTACGTGCCTGTATGGGGTTGGACGATGGCTTTTCAGGATTATAAACCGGCCCGGAGTTTCTCGCAGCAGACGTGGGTAGGATTTAAGCATTTTCAGTTTTTGTTCACCGATGACAATTTCTTGCGTGTGCTTCGCAATACGCTCGCCATGAGTGTCATCAACATGATTTTAGGTTTCGTTACTGCTATTGTTTTGGCATTGCTGCTCAATGAGATCAAGAAGATCCTGTGGAAGCGGACGGTACAAACCATCTCGTATCTGCCTCACTTCTTATCATGGATTATCGTTACCGGCATCGTAGCAACATCGCTTGCTTCGGACGGCATTATCAACGATATCCTCATTAAACTGCATTTAATCAACGAGCCGATCTTGTGGCTGACGGAAGGCAAGTATTTCTGGGGCGTTGTGGCAAGTTCTCATATTTGGAAAGAAGTCGGATGGAGCACCATTATTTATTTGGCGGCCATGGCCTCCATTGACCCAGCACAGTATGAAGCTGCCGATATTGATGGAGCCAACCGCTATCAAAAAATGTGGAATGTTACCTTGCCGGGCATCAAGCCTACCATTGTCATCCTGCTGATTATGTCGATCGGGCATATTCTGGAGGCCGGCTTTGAGGTTCAGTATTTGCTGGGTAACGGATTGGTTGTTGACTGGGCGGAAACGATTGATATCTTTGTGCTTAAATACGGGATTGCCCAGGGCAACTATTCACTCGCAACGGCAGGCGGCATATTTAAGACCGTAGTCAGCATTACGATGTTACTTGTAGCGAATTGGACCGCCAAGCGGCTTGGGGAAGAGAGGCTGTTATAA
- a CDS encoding carbohydrate ABC transporter permease, with product MTKKTPLSGLGNTAALSVRRPGGRGIEPFLFNTFNTIFMVLLVIVTLYPFLNTIVVSFNAGNDTIRGGLYLWPRDFTMQNYKAVFASGTIYNAFLISVARTVLSTVLNIFLTTMLAYTLSRRDYIFRKLITTIFVLTMYFNAGLIPGYFLMKDLHLINSFWVYVLPSLISAFNLIVIRTYIYTIPESLIESAKIDGAGDFRIFWKIIFPLCKPVLATIALFVAVGAWNSWFDAFLYTSSRQELSTLQYELMKLLSSSMNANSNPSVANGIGVEHSTQVTPISIRAAVTIVASVPILLVYPFMQKYFVVGLNVGSVKE from the coding sequence ATGACGAAAAAAACACCATTGTCTGGTTTAGGAAATACAGCGGCGCTTTCCGTTCGCCGCCCGGGTGGCAGAGGCATCGAACCGTTTCTGTTCAACACCTTTAATACGATCTTCATGGTTTTGCTGGTGATTGTGACGTTGTATCCATTTTTGAACACGATTGTGGTTTCATTTAATGCAGGGAATGACACCATTCGAGGAGGCTTATATTTATGGCCTCGCGATTTCACCATGCAGAATTACAAAGCCGTATTTGCATCAGGCACAATTTATAATGCATTTTTGATTTCCGTTGCACGTACCGTACTATCCACCGTTCTGAACATTTTCTTGACCACCATGCTGGCTTACACACTGAGTCGGCGCGATTATATTTTCCGTAAGCTGATTACGACCATTTTTGTGCTGACGATGTATTTCAATGCCGGGCTAATTCCGGGGTACTTCCTGATGAAGGATCTGCATTTGATTAACTCCTTCTGGGTGTATGTTTTACCATCGCTGATTAGTGCGTTTAACCTGATCGTTATTCGTACTTATATTTACACGATCCCCGAAAGCTTGATTGAATCAGCCAAAATTGACGGCGCGGGAGATTTCAGAATTTTCTGGAAAATTATTTTCCCACTGTGCAAACCTGTGTTGGCGACCATTGCGCTCTTTGTTGCAGTCGGGGCATGGAACTCCTGGTTTGATGCGTTTCTGTACACATCATCTCGACAAGAGCTCAGCACACTTCAATACGAACTAATGAAGCTGTTGTCTTCCAGCATGAACGCCAACAGTAATCCTTCCGTAGCCAATGGCATAGGGGTGGAGCATTCAACACAGGTAACGCCGATATCCATTCGTGCTGCAGTTACGATTGTCGCTTCAGTTCCGATCTTGCTGGTGTATCCGTTTATGCAAAAATACTTTGTCGTTGGACTAAATGTAGGGAGTGTGAAGGAATAG
- a CDS encoding sugar ABC transporter substrate-binding protein yields the protein MGDSKKSFFRMGATLLLSLSVVLAGCSGGNAGSGEESSTGSEVGTDNPLEISVFLNEAGQQPTADNKIYKKIKDELGVTFKFEFLAGDKNQKLGVMIAGGDYPDLISADTKLTAAGSVIPLEDLIEEHAPNLKKHYEKYWNQMKDPNDGHIYYMPNYGAYNGEVADTYYSGPAFWIQKAVLKEFGYPTPKTLDEYFDLIAKYKEKYPTIDGKPTIGFEVLNYDWKNWGLLNPPQHLIGHPNDGGVVVNDGKAEIFADKDYAKTYYQKLNEINAQGLLDKEAFAQNYDQYMAKLSSGSVLGMFDQHWNFQSAEDSLITQDKIERTYVGFPLVYDSSTKDYYRDRAALNLNNGFGITVSAKDPVKIIKALDKLMEEDWQKTLTWGIQDEDYYVNDEGRFMKTQEQRDNAADAAWKLANKADAFYGTAPKIEGYFSDGNATSASNQPEEYEASLRPFDKEVLKAYGFNSYVDFFSAPPENPVTYPAWSVDVVEGSPAKIANTKLNELSTKYLPKAILANTSEFSSVWSEYVSEIQKLDIKAYEDRINEVLKWRIDNWSVK from the coding sequence ATGGGGGACAGTAAAAAATCATTCTTCCGTATGGGAGCAACACTGTTGCTGTCGTTGAGCGTTGTTCTGGCGGGCTGCTCAGGTGGCAATGCAGGCAGCGGGGAAGAGAGCAGTACGGGTAGTGAGGTTGGAACTGACAATCCGTTAGAAATCTCGGTATTTCTGAACGAGGCCGGACAACAGCCAACCGCTGATAACAAAATCTACAAAAAAATCAAGGATGAGCTTGGCGTTACATTCAAATTTGAATTTTTGGCCGGCGACAAAAACCAAAAGCTCGGCGTCATGATTGCCGGAGGAGATTATCCTGATCTGATTTCTGCGGATACCAAGCTGACAGCTGCCGGTTCAGTCATTCCGCTTGAAGATCTGATTGAAGAACACGCCCCAAATTTGAAGAAGCATTACGAGAAGTACTGGAATCAAATGAAGGACCCGAATGATGGACATATCTACTATATGCCAAACTACGGTGCATATAACGGCGAAGTGGCTGATACCTACTACAGCGGACCTGCATTTTGGATTCAAAAAGCCGTGTTGAAAGAGTTCGGTTACCCGACTCCAAAAACACTGGATGAATACTTCGACCTGATCGCGAAATACAAAGAGAAATATCCGACTATTGACGGCAAGCCGACCATCGGTTTTGAGGTCCTGAACTATGACTGGAAAAACTGGGGCTTGCTGAATCCGCCGCAGCATTTGATCGGTCATCCGAATGACGGGGGTGTCGTTGTAAACGACGGCAAGGCAGAAATCTTTGCAGACAAGGATTATGCGAAGACGTACTATCAGAAGCTAAATGAAATTAATGCACAAGGCTTGCTTGATAAGGAAGCGTTTGCACAAAACTACGACCAATACATGGCCAAATTGTCCAGTGGGTCCGTACTCGGCATGTTCGATCAACATTGGAATTTCCAAAGCGCGGAAGATTCACTCATAACGCAAGATAAAATTGAACGCACTTATGTAGGTTTCCCGCTCGTGTATGACAGCAGCACCAAAGACTATTATCGTGACCGCGCAGCACTGAATCTGAACAATGGCTTTGGTATTACCGTGAGTGCCAAAGACCCTGTGAAAATCATTAAAGCACTCGACAAGCTCATGGAAGAAGATTGGCAAAAGACACTCACTTGGGGCATTCAGGATGAAGACTATTACGTCAATGATGAAGGTCGCTTCATGAAAACCCAAGAGCAGCGTGACAATGCAGCGGATGCTGCCTGGAAACTGGCCAACAAAGCAGATGCATTTTATGGAACCGCACCGAAGATAGAAGGTTACTTTAGCGATGGCAACGCGACTTCAGCAAGCAACCAGCCAGAAGAATATGAAGCCAGCTTGAGACCGTTTGATAAGGAAGTTTTGAAGGCTTACGGTTTCAACAGCTATGTCGATTTCTTCAGTGCTCCACCAGAGAATCCGGTGACTTACCCTGCTTGGTCTGTCGATGTGGTAGAGGGATCTCCAGCCAAGATTGCCAATACGAAGTTGAACGAGTTGTCAACCAAATATTTGCCGAAAGCGATTTTGGCTAACACGTCTGAATTCAGCAGTGTATGGAGCGAATACGTTTCCGAAATTCAAAAGCTGGATATCAAAGCGTATGAAGATCGTATCAATGAAGTATTGAAGTGGAGAATCGATAACTGGTCTGTGAAATAA
- a CDS encoding response regulator transcription factor, producing MAFKVLLIDDEPWALEGLQLWIPWENLGFEVCGLAGNGAEGLKQLEELKPDLVMVDIRMPVMDGLEMIEEWRRRGGWSTKFIILTGYSDFEFARKALKFKVSGYLLKPLEEEQAESEVRRMGLELIKEQEQLYIGQIALREQEMLTMKEALLGKVLSGEGAELMESLSRSAQAWNVCLVQVSEVEYGRWSSLAAEALNGPNVIYIIRMRNDLVSIVFGDVSPDPQATSGKLRKQLEALARRLAGFRTYMAIGSTESSLNSISISRITAEEALLHAFYEVERNSIMEYVLLQNHVFQRHYNQVELSERVLGAFQLIDYTAYRSAVEFIEQSFRETRVHPDEARKFVIYLLHEIRAYMGTQMEEDERHSYRLFEIPDLDEALLTFDDLIEMLHSCGKVCFEFLFKENTFEAHGIVQDINDYIHAHFREGLTIKLLAERFFLHPAYLGQLLKRKNGISFNEMLHDLRIEEACRLLQKNQYKNIEISERVGYASYHHFLKQFEKRMNMSPNEYKKT from the coding sequence ATGGCATTTAAAGTGCTGCTGATCGATGACGAGCCATGGGCGCTGGAGGGCTTGCAGCTCTGGATTCCATGGGAGAATCTTGGTTTTGAGGTGTGCGGCTTGGCCGGAAATGGTGCAGAGGGATTAAAACAACTGGAAGAGCTGAAGCCAGATCTTGTTATGGTTGACATTCGTATGCCAGTGATGGATGGACTGGAGATGATTGAAGAATGGCGGCGCAGAGGCGGCTGGTCGACCAAGTTCATTATTCTCACGGGGTACAGTGATTTTGAGTTTGCACGAAAGGCGCTTAAATTTAAGGTTTCCGGTTATCTGTTAAAACCATTGGAAGAGGAGCAGGCAGAATCCGAGGTGCGCAGAATGGGACTGGAACTGATCAAGGAGCAAGAACAACTATATATTGGGCAGATTGCATTAAGAGAGCAGGAAATGTTGACGATGAAGGAGGCTTTACTGGGAAAAGTGCTTTCTGGAGAAGGTGCTGAACTGATGGAGTCTCTGTCCCGGTCAGCTCAAGCATGGAATGTATGCCTGGTTCAGGTATCCGAAGTGGAATATGGCCGGTGGAGCAGCCTCGCTGCAGAGGCTCTGAACGGACCGAATGTGATCTATATCATTCGTATGCGAAATGATCTTGTATCCATTGTGTTTGGCGATGTTTCCCCTGATCCTCAGGCAACGAGCGGAAAATTAAGAAAACAATTAGAGGCACTGGCTCGCCGTCTGGCGGGCTTTCGTACATATATGGCGATTGGCTCAACCGAATCCTCTCTTAATAGCATCAGCATCTCCCGAATAACAGCAGAGGAAGCGCTCCTGCATGCCTTTTATGAAGTGGAAAGGAACAGCATAATGGAGTATGTCTTACTCCAAAACCACGTTTTTCAAAGGCATTACAACCAGGTAGAACTGTCTGAGCGCGTACTTGGGGCATTTCAGCTGATTGATTATACCGCCTACCGGTCTGCGGTGGAATTTATTGAGCAGTCCTTTCGCGAGACTCGTGTGCATCCCGATGAAGCCCGGAAATTTGTGATTTACCTTCTTCATGAAATCAGGGCGTACATGGGTACACAGATGGAAGAGGATGAAAGACATTCCTATCGTTTGTTCGAGATCCCTGATCTGGATGAAGCATTACTTACTTTTGATGATTTGATTGAGATGCTGCACTCGTGCGGCAAAGTCTGCTTTGAGTTTTTGTTCAAGGAGAACACTTTCGAAGCACATGGCATTGTACAGGATATCAATGATTATATTCATGCTCATTTTCGGGAGGGACTGACTATTAAGTTGTTGGCAGAGCGATTTTTTCTGCATCCCGCCTACTTGGGACAACTACTGAAACGCAAAAATGGAATCTCCTTTAATGAAATGCTTCATGATCTGAGGATTGAAGAAGCCTGTCGGCTGCTTCAGAAAAATCAGTACAAAAATATCGAGATATCAGAACGGGTTGGATATGCCAGCTACCATCATTTTTTGAAACAATTTGAGAAGCGCATGAATATGTCCCCGAACGAATACAAGAAAACCTGA